One stretch of Priestia megaterium DNA includes these proteins:
- the cobJ gene encoding precorrin-3B C(17)-methyltransferase translates to MKGKLLVIGFGPGSFEHITQRAREAIQESDMIIGYKTYVELIQGLLTNQQIISTGMTEEVSRAQEAVKQAEAGKTVAVISSGDAGVYGMAGLVYEVLIEKGWKKETGVELEVIPGISAINSCASLLGAPVMHDACTISLSDHLTPWELIERRIEAAAQADFVVAFYNPKSGRRTRQIVEAQRILLKYRSPDTPVGLVKSAYRDREEVVMTNLKDMLNHEIGMLTTVVVGNSSTFFYDDLMITPRGYQRKYTLNQTEQPLRPHQRLRKEAEPWALDQEETVKQTASAIEAVQNTREEKATSRALAEEALQAILGETTSAVVHQPIQSIFEVAVSPGLANKKFTPVQMTTLAEVVGEKGTMEYTPDHQIKLQIPTAQPDVIIKKLQAASFLLSPVGDVFTIKACDFCDGEKSDAIPHTEELQKRLGGMDMPKELKLGINGCGMACYGAVQEDIGIVYRKGAFDLFLGAKTVGRNAHSGQIVAEGIAADDIVEIVENIIHEYKEKGHPNERFHKFFKRVKNVYGFDYQDITPKIKVEPAPCGD, encoded by the coding sequence ATGAAAGGTAAACTGTTAGTTATTGGATTTGGGCCAGGAAGCTTTGAACATATTACACAGCGAGCAAGAGAAGCCATTCAAGAAAGTGATATGATCATTGGTTATAAAACCTATGTGGAATTAATTCAAGGACTGTTAACGAATCAGCAAATTATTAGTACGGGAATGACCGAAGAAGTAAGCCGTGCACAAGAAGCTGTAAAGCAAGCTGAAGCAGGCAAAACCGTAGCTGTCATTTCAAGCGGAGATGCAGGAGTATACGGAATGGCAGGCCTTGTGTATGAAGTGTTGATTGAAAAGGGCTGGAAAAAAGAAACGGGCGTAGAGCTGGAAGTAATTCCTGGCATTTCGGCTATTAATTCATGCGCATCTCTCCTTGGAGCGCCCGTGATGCATGATGCTTGTACGATTAGTTTAAGTGACCACCTTACGCCTTGGGAGCTAATCGAAAGAAGAATTGAAGCAGCTGCACAAGCAGATTTTGTAGTGGCTTTTTACAACCCAAAAAGCGGAAGACGAACAAGACAAATTGTTGAAGCGCAAAGGATTCTATTAAAGTACCGTTCCCCTGATACGCCTGTTGGTCTTGTTAAAAGCGCTTATCGTGACCGTGAAGAAGTCGTAATGACCAACTTAAAAGACATGTTAAACCATGAGATTGGAATGCTGACTACCGTTGTTGTCGGAAATTCATCTACGTTCTTTTACGACGATTTAATGATTACACCGCGAGGATATCAGCGGAAATATACCCTCAACCAAACGGAGCAGCCGCTAAGACCGCATCAGCGACTTCGAAAAGAAGCAGAACCATGGGCTCTCGATCAAGAAGAGACTGTAAAGCAAACAGCTTCAGCTATTGAAGCAGTTCAGAACACAAGAGAAGAAAAAGCAACTTCACGAGCTCTTGCAGAAGAAGCGCTTCAAGCAATTTTAGGTGAAACCACTTCTGCGGTCGTACACCAGCCAATACAGTCTATTTTCGAAGTGGCGGTTAGTCCAGGACTTGCAAATAAGAAATTCACGCCTGTTCAAATGACAACACTAGCAGAAGTTGTTGGTGAAAAAGGTACGATGGAGTATACACCTGACCATCAAATCAAACTGCAAATTCCAACGGCTCAGCCAGATGTGATTATTAAAAAGCTCCAAGCAGCTTCCTTTTTACTATCTCCGGTCGGAGACGTCTTCACAATCAAAGCGTGTGATTTTTGTGACGGAGAAAAAAGCGATGCTATTCCACATACGGAAGAATTACAAAAACGCCTCGGGGGAATGGACATGCCAAAAGAGCTAAAGCTTGGTATTAATGGATGCGGTATGGCCTGTTATGGTGCTGTTCAAGAAGATATCGGTATTGTCTATAGAAAAGGTGCGTTTGATTTATTTTTAGGAGCTAAAACGGTTGGACGCAATGCGCATTCAGGTCAAATTGTGGCGGAAGGCATAGCGGCGGATGACATTGTTGAAATAGTGGAGAACATTATCCATGAATATAAAGAAAAAGGTCATCCTAATGAGCGATTTCATAAATTCTTTAAGCGTGTGAAGAACGTTTATGGATTCGACTATCAAGATATAACACCAAAAATAAAAGTAGAACCAGCTCCGTGTGGAGATTAA
- a CDS encoding (2Fe-2S) ferredoxin domain-containing protein, whose protein sequence is MTTWNLNGTKHHVLICNGSSCMRKGGEEATQAIRNKVTELDLDERVHTTRTRCNGRCKDAPVAIVYPSGDWYKQVTETVAHRIVEEHLAGGCSIKESLIYEYDQNGFVSPENSDSIEGIDKVKSNA, encoded by the coding sequence GTGACGACGTGGAACTTAAATGGAACAAAACATCACGTATTGATTTGTAATGGAAGCAGCTGTATGAGAAAAGGTGGAGAAGAAGCCACGCAAGCTATTCGAAATAAAGTGACGGAACTGGATTTGGATGAAAGGGTTCATACAACGCGTACGCGCTGTAACGGACGATGCAAAGATGCTCCTGTAGCTATTGTGTACCCTTCAGGAGATTGGTACAAGCAGGTCACTGAAACCGTGGCTCACCGAATTGTCGAAGAGCATTTAGCAGGAGGTTGCAGTATAAAGGAATCGCTTATTTATGAATATGATCAAAATGGTTTCGTTTCTCCGGAAAACAGTGACTCCATAGAAGGAATTGACAAAGTAAAAAGTAACGCATAA
- a CDS encoding M42 family metallopeptidase, with protein sequence MTETVQLIKKLVSIPSPSGNTEKVISFVEDYVKELNIQTYRNRKGGLVVTIPGKDTDHHRMLTAHVDTLGAMIKEIKPSGRLKIDLIGGFRYNSIEGEYCEIETSSGEVFTGTILMHQTSVHVYKDAGKAERNQENIEIRMDEKVHSAEDVRALGIEVGDFVSFDPRVEITKSGFIKSRHLDDKASVALLLQLMKTIQEEQIELPYTTHFLISNNEEIGYGGNSNITPQTVEYLAVDMGAMGDGQSTDEYTVSICVKDSSGPYHYGLRKHLVELAKQHDIQYKLDIYPFYGSDASAAIRAGHDIVHGLIGPGIDSSHAFERTHQDSLNHTYKLLYHYVQSNMVLL encoded by the coding sequence ATGACGGAAACTGTTCAGTTAATTAAAAAGCTTGTTTCGATTCCCAGTCCTTCTGGAAATACAGAAAAGGTGATTTCATTTGTCGAAGACTATGTAAAAGAGCTAAATATTCAAACGTATCGCAATCGAAAAGGAGGCTTAGTCGTTACTATTCCCGGTAAAGATACAGATCACCACCGCATGCTGACGGCTCATGTCGATACATTAGGTGCTATGATAAAAGAAATCAAACCGAGTGGACGTCTGAAAATCGACTTGATTGGAGGATTTCGCTACAATTCTATTGAAGGAGAATATTGTGAAATTGAAACTTCATCAGGAGAAGTATTTACAGGAACCATCCTTATGCATCAAACATCTGTTCATGTGTATAAAGATGCAGGAAAAGCTGAGCGAAATCAAGAAAATATAGAAATTCGAATGGATGAAAAAGTACATAGTGCAGAAGATGTTCGCGCCCTTGGAATTGAAGTCGGCGATTTTGTTTCGTTTGATCCTCGTGTAGAAATAACAAAAAGCGGTTTTATTAAATCTCGGCATCTTGATGATAAAGCAAGCGTAGCTTTATTGCTTCAGCTCATGAAAACGATTCAAGAAGAACAAATAGAATTGCCATACACCACGCACTTTCTTATTTCAAACAATGAAGAAATAGGGTATGGAGGAAATTCTAACATTACGCCCCAAACAGTAGAATACTTAGCGGTTGATATGGGTGCTATGGGAGATGGACAATCTACCGATGAATACACCGTGTCTATTTGTGTAAAAGATTCAAGTGGCCCTTATCATTACGGTTTGAGAAAGCATTTGGTGGAGCTAGCTAAGCAGCATGATATTCAGTACAAATTAGATATTTATCCGTTTTACGGATCAGATGCTTCTGCTGCTATTCGTGCCGGACACGATATCGTACACGGCTTAATTGGTCCAGGAATTGATTCTTCTCATGCGTTTGAGAGAACGCATCAAGATTCATTGAACCATACGTATAAGCTTCTTTATCACTATGTGCAGTCGAACATGGTTCTGCTTTAA
- a CDS encoding cation:dicarboxylate symporter family transporter: MKRLGLATQILIGLILGVAVGAIFYGSDTAISILQPVGDIFIHLIKMIVVPIVISALIVAVAGVGDIKKLGKLGGKTILYFEIVTTIAIVVGIIAANLFHPGAGVDMGHIEKSDISQYEATAKTSESTGIAQELLHIVPTNVFQSVAEGDLLPIILFSVLFGVGVASIGERGKPVLAFFEGVLDAMFWVTNLVMKFAPVGVFALIGVNIIKFGVGSLIPLGKLVFAVYFTMIFFVLVVLGIIAKMAGTSMFTLIKVLKDELLLAFTTASSEAVLPSLIKKMEDFGCSKSVTSFVIPTGYTFNLDGSTIYQALASLFIAQMYGIDLSIMDQIQLLLVLMLTSKGMAGVPGASFVVVLATLESMGFPLEGMAFIAGIDRILDMMRTTVNVVGNALAAIVMSKSEGEFDKQKSLNYTNELKKSNIV; this comes from the coding sequence GTGAAAAGGTTAGGTCTAGCAACTCAGATTCTAATTGGACTGATTTTAGGCGTAGCTGTAGGTGCTATCTTTTACGGAAGCGATACGGCCATTTCTATTTTACAGCCAGTTGGAGACATATTTATTCATTTAATTAAGATGATTGTCGTACCGATCGTGATTTCAGCATTAATCGTAGCGGTCGCAGGAGTAGGCGACATCAAAAAATTAGGTAAGCTTGGCGGAAAAACAATTCTTTATTTTGAAATTGTTACAACGATTGCTATTGTAGTGGGAATTATTGCCGCCAACTTATTTCACCCTGGTGCAGGGGTTGATATGGGACATATTGAAAAAAGCGATATTTCTCAATATGAGGCAACGGCAAAAACGTCTGAAAGTACAGGGATTGCTCAGGAGCTTCTTCATATTGTTCCGACAAATGTCTTTCAATCGGTAGCAGAAGGCGATCTTTTGCCAATCATTTTATTTTCCGTACTGTTTGGTGTAGGCGTAGCTTCGATTGGAGAGAGAGGAAAACCTGTTTTAGCCTTTTTTGAAGGCGTCTTGGATGCAATGTTTTGGGTAACTAATTTGGTGATGAAATTTGCTCCAGTAGGTGTATTTGCGCTTATTGGCGTTAATATTATAAAGTTTGGTGTCGGATCACTTATTCCATTAGGAAAATTAGTGTTCGCCGTTTACTTCACCATGATTTTCTTTGTGCTTGTGGTTCTTGGAATTATTGCTAAAATGGCTGGAACAAGCATGTTTACGCTGATAAAAGTGTTAAAAGACGAGCTGCTTCTTGCTTTTACAACGGCAAGTTCAGAAGCTGTTTTACCTTCTCTTATCAAAAAGATGGAAGACTTCGGTTGTTCTAAGTCGGTTACATCGTTCGTCATTCCAACAGGCTACACGTTTAACTTAGATGGTTCAACCATTTATCAGGCGCTGGCATCGCTGTTTATTGCTCAAATGTACGGCATCGACCTTTCCATTATGGATCAAATTCAGCTCCTTCTTGTCCTAATGTTAACGTCAAAAGGAATGGCTGGCGTGCCGGGGGCATCGTTTGTAGTTGTACTTGCTACACTTGAATCCATGGGCTTCCCTCTTGAAGGCATGGCATTTATTGCAGGAATTGACCGCATTCTTGATATGATGCGTACTACGGTTAACGTAGTAGGAAATGCTTTAGCTGCAATTGTAATGTCGAAGTCTGAAGGCGAGTTTGATAAGCAAAAATCATTAAATTATACAAATGAATTAAAGAAATCAAACATAGTTTAA
- the brnQ gene encoding branched-chain amino acid transport system II carrier protein, protein MSNKVPFSFIVVIGFMLFALFFGAGNLIFPAMLGQSAGSNIWSANAGFLVTGVGLPLLGVLAFGFSGKEDLQSLASRVHPAFGIIFTTILYLAIGPLFAMPRTGSVSFEIGVKPFLSENSGHLPLIIFTVIFFTITCFFSLNPAKIVDLVGKVLTPIKLTFIGILVVVAVVNPIGKFEAPSEAYTTHAFFKGFQEGYLTMDTLASFVFGIIIINAIKEKGAKTNRQIITICAKATAIAAIILALIYSALSYMGASSVSELGRLDNGGTVLAEVSNYYFGSYGGILLGLMITVACLTTSVGLVTSCSSFFHKLFPNVSYKLIAVILSAFSAVVANFGLTELIAISVPVLTAIYPLAIVLIALTFLHPLFKGRSEVYQVSLLFTFIVSLFDGLNAAGFKIAAVNDLFTSILPMYGVGLGWVVPAIVGGLIGLGITFFRTNDNTNRNASRKLIK, encoded by the coding sequence GTGTCAAACAAAGTTCCTTTTTCATTTATAGTGGTTATTGGCTTTATGCTTTTTGCCCTATTCTTCGGTGCAGGTAATTTAATTTTCCCTGCAATGTTAGGTCAGTCTGCCGGAAGTAATATTTGGTCAGCAAATGCTGGATTTTTAGTAACGGGTGTAGGTCTGCCTCTTCTAGGCGTTCTCGCATTTGGTTTTTCCGGAAAAGAAGATCTGCAGTCTTTAGCTAGTCGCGTACACCCAGCTTTCGGTATTATCTTTACTACGATTTTATACTTGGCGATCGGACCGCTTTTTGCAATGCCAAGAACGGGAAGTGTTTCGTTTGAAATTGGCGTTAAGCCTTTTTTATCAGAAAATTCAGGTCACCTTCCCCTTATCATTTTCACGGTAATTTTCTTTACTATTACGTGCTTTTTTTCGCTAAATCCTGCGAAAATTGTCGATTTAGTAGGAAAAGTTTTAACACCTATTAAATTAACGTTTATTGGAATATTGGTAGTTGTAGCCGTTGTGAACCCAATTGGAAAATTTGAAGCACCAAGTGAAGCTTATACAACACACGCATTTTTTAAAGGCTTCCAAGAAGGCTACTTAACGATGGATACACTAGCATCATTTGTTTTTGGAATTATTATTATTAATGCAATTAAAGAAAAAGGAGCAAAAACTAACCGACAAATTATCACAATTTGTGCAAAAGCTACGGCTATCGCTGCCATTATTTTAGCTCTTATTTATAGTGCATTGTCCTATATGGGTGCTTCAAGCGTATCAGAGCTTGGACGTCTTGATAACGGAGGTACGGTTTTGGCTGAAGTATCAAATTACTACTTTGGCTCTTACGGAGGAATTCTTTTAGGTCTGATGATTACCGTTGCTTGTTTAACAACAAGTGTAGGCCTTGTAACATCTTGTTCTTCCTTTTTCCATAAGCTGTTTCCAAATGTTTCTTATAAGTTGATTGCTGTCATTTTATCAGCATTCAGCGCCGTTGTAGCAAACTTTGGTTTAACGGAATTAATCGCTATTTCGGTTCCGGTCTTAACAGCTATTTATCCGTTAGCTATTGTATTAATTGCTTTAACATTCTTACATCCTTTATTTAAAGGACGTTCCGAAGTCTACCAAGTAAGCCTTCTGTTCACGTTTATCGTTAGTTTATTTGACGGCTTAAATGCTGCTGGATTCAAAATTGCGGCAGTAAACGATCTGTTTACATCAATTTTACCTATGTATGGAGTGGGTCTCGGCTGGGTAGTTCCTGCTATTGTAGGAGGATTAATCGGTCTTGGTATTACCTTCTTTCGTACAAATGATAATACGAACAGAAACGCTTCAAGAAAATTGATTAAATAA
- a CDS encoding IDEAL domain-containing protein produces the protein MKKNLLNSPQKSNGKVLDALFAEMILDKAIAEFRKAQLKEEIDRTLLMKNKEEFLKLSSELKQIS, from the coding sequence ATGAAAAAGAATTTACTTAATTCACCGCAAAAATCCAACGGAAAGGTGCTTGATGCATTATTCGCTGAGATGATTTTAGACAAGGCGATTGCAGAATTTCGTAAAGCACAGCTAAAAGAAGAAATCGACCGCACGCTATTGATGAAAAATAAAGAAGAGTTTTTAAAACTCTCATCAGAACTTAAACAAATTTCTTAA
- a CDS encoding ammonium transporter has protein sequence MSVNELSLGINTTWVVLTAAMILLMEGGFALLEAGFVRYKNSVNIIMKVFADITIGTLCFYLIGFGLMYGDDLGGVVGKSGFALSGDLSHLDIPIGLETFWLFQCAFVIAVISIVSGAVAERINFRAYLLYAILMTTFIYPIAGHWIWGGGWISKLGMLDFAGSAVIHALGGFSALAAAIMIGPRKGKFTKNGISSVSLPSNLPLASVGAFLLWFGWFGFNAGSTLSATDVRIGHIAIVTMLSAAAGGAATLFYTLFRYNRSDAPSVINGSLAGLVGITAGCAFVNTPSAIFIGAVSGLLMMAATNWLEARQIDDPVGAFPVHAASGIWGTLAVGLFSTDGGVFTGGGWTLLGVQLLGLIALCAWGFVTTWIGLKVISLVVPLRSTEEEEEVGLDISYHGIMAAHQAPEFIEYENYYAEVKEEAADS, from the coding sequence ATGAGTGTTAATGAACTAAGTTTAGGTATAAATACGACGTGGGTTGTGTTAACAGCCGCGATGATTTTGTTAATGGAAGGCGGCTTTGCCTTGCTAGAGGCAGGTTTTGTCCGCTATAAAAATAGCGTGAATATTATTATGAAAGTATTCGCTGATATTACAATAGGAACGCTTTGTTTCTATTTAATTGGTTTTGGATTAATGTACGGAGATGATTTAGGTGGAGTTGTCGGTAAAAGCGGTTTTGCGCTATCAGGTGATTTATCGCACCTTGACATTCCAATTGGGCTTGAAACATTTTGGTTGTTTCAATGTGCGTTTGTTATTGCGGTCATTTCTATCGTTTCTGGAGCGGTAGCAGAACGAATTAATTTCCGTGCATACCTTTTATATGCGATTTTGATGACTACATTTATTTATCCTATAGCCGGCCACTGGATTTGGGGAGGCGGATGGATTAGTAAGTTAGGGATGCTTGATTTTGCCGGTTCGGCAGTTATCCATGCTCTAGGCGGTTTTTCAGCGTTAGCAGCTGCAATAATGATTGGACCGAGAAAAGGGAAGTTCACGAAAAATGGAATTAGTTCTGTTTCTCTTCCCAGCAATCTGCCGCTTGCATCAGTGGGTGCTTTTTTATTATGGTTTGGATGGTTCGGGTTTAATGCAGGAAGTACGCTAAGTGCCACTGACGTTAGAATTGGTCACATTGCTATTGTCACAATGTTATCAGCAGCAGCAGGCGGAGCAGCTACTTTATTTTATACTTTATTTCGCTACAACCGTTCAGATGCACCTTCTGTGATAAATGGATCGCTTGCCGGACTGGTTGGCATTACGGCCGGGTGCGCTTTTGTTAACACACCATCTGCTATTTTTATTGGAGCTGTATCTGGCTTATTAATGATGGCAGCTACAAATTGGCTCGAAGCACGTCAAATTGACGATCCTGTAGGAGCTTTTCCTGTACACGCTGCTTCGGGAATATGGGGCACGTTGGCTGTGGGTTTGTTTTCTACAGACGGCGGTGTGTTTACAGGAGGAGGCTGGACGTTACTTGGTGTTCAACTTCTTGGGTTAATCGCTCTATGCGCTTGGGGATTTGTTACGACGTGGATAGGGTTAAAGGTTATTTCCTTGGTGGTTCCGCTTCGATCTACGGAAGAAGAAGAAGAAGTAGGCTTAGATATCAGCTACCACGGTATCATGGCAGCTCATCAAGCTCCTGAATTTATTGAATATGAAAACTACTATGCGGAAGTAAAAGAAGAAGCCGCAGATTCGTAA
- a CDS encoding DUF1641 domain-containing protein, with the protein MSQSTIQKSAAEENAAVQTEAAVNKGQADVLDQLLKPEVQEALTVLVDNLPKLSEMVTVLTKTYDVAQSLLTDDVLKEDLLGGVKEFIEPVEGTVKGLAATAIEANDRAEANASNSIGLFGLLRMLKDPQAQKLFRFAQAYLDITNEKQK; encoded by the coding sequence ATGTCTCAATCAACTATTCAAAAATCAGCTGCAGAGGAAAATGCTGCTGTACAAACAGAAGCGGCAGTTAACAAAGGTCAAGCGGATGTGTTAGATCAATTGTTAAAGCCTGAAGTACAAGAAGCTCTTACTGTTCTTGTAGATAATTTACCAAAATTATCTGAAATGGTAACGGTGCTTACAAAAACTTACGACGTTGCGCAATCATTATTAACTGACGACGTATTAAAAGAAGATCTACTTGGTGGAGTAAAAGAATTTATCGAGCCAGTAGAAGGAACAGTAAAAGGTCTTGCAGCTACTGCAATCGAAGCAAACGATCGTGCAGAAGCAAATGCTTCTAATTCAATCGGTTTATTCGGTTTATTACGCATGCTTAAAGATCCACAAGCTCAAAAACTATTCCGCTTTGCACAAGCGTATTTAGACATTACAAACGAAAAACAAAAATAA
- a CDS encoding NAD(P)/FAD-dependent oxidoreductase, which translates to MSKHILILGGGYGGLLTAMTARQHLSADEAKITVVNRFATHQIITELHRLAVGGVSEQAVALPLDKLLKNYNVDLKIATVKEISPDQREVSLEDGTKLSYDYLVTALGSETAYFGIPGLEEHSFVLKSVNDANRLRAHVEACIAEYSKTKNKADGTIVVGGGGLTGIELVGEYADLMPSLCLKHGVDPKEISLYCVEAAPTVLPGFPAELVERAQSSLTKRGVTFVTGTPVTKMDATTVELKDGSKIETKTMVWTGGVQGNSVVANSGIEVNRGRALVNEFLQSTSHKDVFLAGDSAVVMGPEGRPYPPTAQLAWQMGEVVGVNLAVAIRGGAMESFVPVFSGTLGSLGRKDAIGTIGGNKTQLKGLPASLMKEASNVRYLSHIKGLFALAY; encoded by the coding sequence ATGTCAAAACATATTTTAATTTTAGGCGGCGGTTACGGTGGTTTATTAACTGCAATGACAGCTCGCCAACACCTAAGTGCGGATGAAGCAAAAATTACAGTAGTGAACCGTTTTGCTACTCACCAAATCATTACAGAATTACACCGTCTAGCTGTAGGCGGCGTTTCTGAACAAGCGGTAGCTTTACCACTTGATAAATTACTTAAAAACTACAACGTTGATTTAAAAATTGCAACGGTAAAAGAAATCTCACCAGATCAACGTGAAGTATCTCTTGAAGATGGTACAAAATTAAGCTACGACTACCTTGTTACAGCTTTAGGTAGTGAAACTGCTTACTTCGGTATCCCTGGTTTAGAAGAGCACAGCTTCGTTCTTAAATCAGTAAATGATGCAAACCGTTTACGTGCACACGTAGAAGCTTGTATCGCTGAATACAGCAAAACAAAAAATAAAGCTGACGGTACAATCGTAGTTGGCGGCGGCGGATTAACAGGTATCGAACTTGTTGGTGAATACGCTGACTTAATGCCAAGCCTATGTCTAAAACACGGTGTTGATCCAAAAGAAATTTCTCTATACTGTGTAGAAGCAGCTCCTACAGTTCTTCCAGGCTTCCCTGCTGAATTAGTAGAGCGCGCTCAATCAAGCTTAACAAAACGTGGCGTTACATTCGTTACTGGTACACCTGTAACAAAAATGGATGCTACAACTGTTGAACTTAAAGACGGCAGCAAAATTGAAACAAAAACAATGGTATGGACTGGCGGAGTTCAAGGTAACTCTGTAGTTGCTAACTCAGGTATCGAAGTAAACCGCGGTCGTGCACTTGTAAATGAATTCTTACAATCTACATCTCATAAAGATGTATTCCTTGCTGGTGACTCAGCAGTTGTAATGGGTCCAGAAGGTCGCCCTTACCCACCTACTGCTCAATTAGCTTGGCAAATGGGTGAAGTTGTAGGCGTGAACTTAGCAGTAGCTATTCGCGGCGGAGCAATGGAATCATTCGTTCCTGTCTTCTCTGGTACACTAGGAAGTCTTGGACGCAAAGATGCAATTGGTACAATCGGCGGAAACAAAACGCAATTAAAAGGTTTACCAGCATCACTTATGAAAGAAGCAAGTAACGTTCGTTACTTATCTCATATCAAAGGATTATTCGCATTAGCTTATTAA
- a CDS encoding AEC family transporter, which yields MSIGQIFLILAPIFFVILLGYLAGHFKKFDKQTSKGLNTLVTKFALPAHLFVGVTTTPRKTLIDEWPFLVALILGIVGFYLIILLIVKYAGKYTLTASSMFALNSAQPTFAFMGIPVLGGLFGAGAVAIPIAITGIVVNAILDPLATILGTVGQRGRKEGGEKTSLFKVTVHSILHGLSEPLACVPLIGVILTLCGFQSPKLLQDMLDQIGSITSGAALFAVGVTIGIGKINFSKGALGIAVLKVAVQPIVMLGIAVWIGLSSDEVTKAILLVAFPGSAVAAMIALRFESLENETASAFVISAILSLVTLPLLISWLM from the coding sequence ATGAGCATAGGTCAAATTTTTCTCATTCTCGCGCCTATCTTTTTTGTCATTTTGCTTGGTTATTTAGCAGGGCATTTTAAAAAATTTGATAAGCAAACGTCTAAGGGGCTCAACACATTAGTAACGAAGTTTGCGCTTCCTGCACACTTATTTGTAGGTGTAACGACAACACCAAGAAAAACACTCATAGACGAATGGCCGTTTTTAGTAGCGCTGATTTTGGGAATCGTCGGGTTTTATCTCATTATATTGCTCATCGTGAAGTATGCAGGGAAGTATACGTTAACTGCCTCTTCTATGTTTGCCCTAAACTCAGCTCAGCCAACGTTTGCTTTTATGGGCATTCCAGTACTCGGAGGATTGTTCGGTGCAGGCGCAGTAGCGATTCCAATTGCCATAACCGGAATTGTTGTAAATGCGATTTTAGATCCGCTGGCAACGATTTTAGGAACCGTTGGACAACGGGGACGAAAAGAAGGGGGAGAGAAAACAAGTTTATTTAAAGTAACGGTTCATTCCATTTTGCATGGTTTATCTGAGCCTTTGGCATGTGTACCGTTAATTGGAGTAATTTTAACGCTTTGCGGCTTTCAGTCACCTAAACTTTTACAGGATATGCTTGATCAAATCGGAAGTATCACATCGGGAGCGGCTTTATTTGCGGTAGGAGTAACGATTGGAATTGGAAAAATTAACTTCAGTAAAGGTGCGCTTGGGATCGCTGTCTTAAAAGTAGCGGTTCAACCCATCGTTATGCTTGGAATTGCAGTATGGATAGGGTTGTCTTCAGATGAAGTGACAAAAGCTATTTTACTGGTAGCTTTTCCTGGGTCTGCTGTAGCTGCGATGATTGCTTTGCGGTTTGAAAGCTTGGAAAACGAAACGGCATCTGCTTTTGTCATTAGTGCTATTTTATCGTTGGTTACGCTGCCGCTTCTTATTTCTTGGCTTATGTAA